A genomic window from Variovorax paradoxus includes:
- a CDS encoding carbon-nitrogen hydrolase family protein produces the protein MKAELKISAIQMNSGANRQENIHQAQALMVAAIRSDAPDLLLLPEYFDFYGGEQEGKLTEAGVVPDGSACRFLSSFAREHRVWVHAGSVVERINGDSRVFNTTVVFDRDGALVATYRKIHLFDITAPDGTQYHESATVKSGDSVVTYDVEGFKVGCAICYDMRFSDLFTAFARLGVDIVALPAAFALQTGKDHWDVLLRSRAIETQAYVVAPAQVGTYVSNGQKRQTFGNSLVSDPWGLVIARASDGSGFVSARIQRSQIERARSLIPMNAHRKTIGI, from the coding sequence ATGAAGGCCGAATTGAAAATCAGCGCGATCCAGATGAACTCGGGCGCAAACCGCCAGGAGAACATCCATCAGGCGCAGGCTCTTATGGTTGCGGCTATTCGTAGCGATGCGCCAGACCTGCTCCTGCTCCCAGAGTATTTCGACTTCTATGGCGGTGAACAGGAAGGCAAGCTCACTGAGGCAGGCGTCGTACCGGACGGATCTGCCTGCCGCTTCCTGAGCAGCTTCGCCCGCGAGCACCGGGTGTGGGTGCATGCGGGCTCGGTGGTCGAACGCATCAACGGTGACTCACGCGTGTTCAACACCACGGTAGTGTTCGACCGCGACGGCGCACTGGTTGCAACTTACCGAAAGATCCATTTGTTCGACATCACCGCACCCGACGGCACGCAGTATCACGAGTCGGCCACAGTCAAGTCTGGCGACAGCGTCGTGACCTATGACGTCGAGGGTTTCAAGGTCGGCTGTGCCATCTGCTACGACATGCGCTTCTCGGATCTGTTCACCGCATTTGCGCGGCTGGGGGTGGACATCGTGGCGCTTCCCGCCGCCTTCGCGCTGCAAACCGGCAAGGACCATTGGGACGTGCTGCTGCGCTCTCGTGCTATCGAGACGCAGGCCTACGTGGTAGCGCCCGCGCAAGTCGGCACCTACGTGTCCAATGGCCAGAAACGACAGACCTTCGGCAATTCGCTGGTCAGCGACCCGTGGGGCCTCGTGATCGCGAGGGCCTCCGACGGATCGGGTTTCGTTTCGGCTCGCATCCAACGCTCGCAAATCGAGCGCGCTCGTTCGCTCATCCCCATGAACGCCCATCGCAAGACCATCGGCATCTGA
- the pdxR gene encoding MocR-like pyridoxine biosynthesis transcription factor PdxR: MLLPDLDREGPLYSQIYRSIRAAVLSKTLLPKYRLPSTRDLAIELGVSRNTIMQSYDQLLAEGYLEARLGAGTFVAAKIPDEGLVVRTALQREVRASSLDLQEHLSEYARRVAGPATGGLRPLDAQLRIDFRYGVPNLGDFPAYEWRVIAAQRMRRPAKESLIYADPAGYWPLREAIVRYVREHRGIICTADDVTVVNGSQQALDIVARALIDPGDRVLMENPSYPGARVAFQALGAKIDHIDVDTEGLDVDRILRLQHRVKLAYVTPSHQFPTGGVMMLARRLKFLQWAHDSQTFVLEDDYDSEYRYSGRPIEAIQSLDTYGRVVYFGTFSKILAPSLRLGYIISPSALTPTLQRIKSITDRHSSLPGQQVLADFIASGEFERHMRRSRTRNAARRQALLKALSQAFGDRVGVQGANAGLHVLLWFKDRPASQIDEIVERAAGRGIGVYSIAPFYVGPLPRAGLLLGYSSLDEVEIVAGVNALARALL; encoded by the coding sequence ATGTTGCTTCCCGACCTGGACCGCGAGGGTCCGCTCTACAGCCAGATCTACCGCAGCATTCGCGCGGCCGTGTTGAGCAAGACGCTGCTGCCAAAGTACCGCCTGCCGTCCACGCGCGATCTGGCTATCGAGTTAGGTGTCTCGCGCAACACCATCATGCAGTCCTATGACCAGTTGCTGGCTGAAGGCTACCTGGAAGCACGGCTCGGCGCCGGCACCTTCGTCGCCGCGAAGATTCCCGACGAGGGGTTGGTCGTGCGCACGGCATTGCAACGGGAGGTGCGCGCATCATCTCTCGATCTGCAGGAGCACTTGTCCGAATATGCTAGGCGCGTTGCAGGCCCGGCCACCGGCGGCTTGCGACCCCTGGATGCGCAACTGCGCATCGACTTCCGCTACGGCGTACCCAATCTCGGGGACTTTCCTGCCTACGAATGGCGCGTCATTGCCGCGCAACGCATGCGTCGTCCAGCAAAGGAGTCGCTCATCTATGCCGATCCCGCAGGCTACTGGCCGCTGCGCGAAGCCATCGTGCGCTACGTGCGCGAACACCGCGGCATCATCTGCACGGCAGATGACGTGACCGTGGTCAACGGCTCGCAGCAAGCGCTGGACATCGTGGCGCGCGCGCTCATCGATCCCGGAGACCGAGTACTGATGGAGAACCCCAGCTATCCCGGTGCGCGCGTGGCGTTCCAGGCGCTCGGCGCGAAGATCGATCACATCGATGTGGACACCGAAGGCCTCGACGTCGACCGCATACTGCGCCTGCAGCACCGTGTGAAGCTGGCATACGTGACGCCGTCGCACCAGTTCCCGACCGGGGGCGTGATGATGCTGGCAAGACGACTGAAATTCCTGCAGTGGGCGCACGATTCACAGACCTTCGTGCTGGAGGACGACTACGACAGCGAATATCGCTATAGCGGGCGTCCAATCGAGGCTATCCAATCGCTCGACACTTATGGCCGTGTCGTCTACTTCGGCACTTTCTCGAAGATCCTTGCGCCCTCTCTGCGGCTCGGCTACATCATCTCGCCGTCTGCGCTGACGCCGACGCTGCAACGCATCAAGTCCATCACGGACCGGCACTCATCGCTGCCGGGACAGCAAGTGCTGGCCGATTTCATCGCAAGCGGAGAGTTCGAACGTCATATGCGACGCTCGCGAACGCGCAATGCCGCGCGTCGACAGGCACTGCTCAAGGCGCTGAGCCAAGCATTCGGCGACCGCGTGGGTGTGCAGGGGGCAAATGCCGGCTTGCACGTGTTGCTGTGGTTCAAGGATCGGCCGGCGTCGCAGATCGACGAGATCGTCGAGCGTGCCGCCGGCAGAGGCATTGGCGTCTATTCGATCGCTCCGTTCTACGTAGGGCCGCTACCGCGCGCCGGTCTGTTGCTAGGGTATAGCTCGCTTGATGAAGTCGAGATCGTTGCTGGTGTGAATGCGCTTGCACGCGCCCTGCTCTAG
- a CDS encoding FAD-dependent monooxygenase, which produces MTANPSTAIIGAGPGGLTLARILHMRGLDATVFDRDSHALCRPQGGSLDMHEQTGRRALRLAGLDSAFNELARYGDQGSKAYAPDGTLLYAEANLDGDRPEIDRTQLRQLLLHSLPDSALRWGERVERVEPQTDDRHAVISNGKLAGTFDLVVGADGAWSNVRPTLSDAVPVYENVTVVELGIDRIDERFPELASIVGNGKFFAKGSGRAMGAQRSSNSHIRVYAFLRAEQPLSVDTADSRPFIERLLKEFSDFSPELLRFFEVANLLAARPLHALPVGHRWANHPGLTLIGDAAHLMSPFGGEGANGAMADAADLGVAITSGRDWRQAIEAFETIMFDRAEKAARIAAQGLQGIVAEKQNGRSESYQSLRKKAMNGSLIGTQRITLPDFFARRVAECTRDTALQQQLAAVVRFDISGEAGGSWIVDFRKGSAGVRRGDDVVDHVVSMGDEDFLALIDGRFSPQSAFLSGKLKFQGPLSFATKLSGFLERLKV; this is translated from the coding sequence GTGACTGCAAACCCTTCCACCGCGATCATCGGTGCCGGCCCTGGCGGCCTTACTCTTGCGCGTATTCTTCATATGCGAGGCTTGGATGCCACCGTATTCGACAGGGACTCTCATGCGCTCTGCCGCCCTCAAGGCGGCTCACTCGACATGCATGAGCAGACAGGGCGACGTGCTCTGCGACTTGCTGGACTCGATTCAGCGTTCAACGAACTGGCCAGGTACGGCGATCAGGGTAGCAAGGCCTATGCGCCGGACGGCACACTTCTTTACGCCGAGGCCAATCTGGATGGCGATCGCCCGGAAATCGACCGCACCCAGTTGCGTCAACTGTTGCTGCATTCGCTGCCGGACAGCGCGCTTCGATGGGGGGAGAGAGTCGAGCGGGTGGAGCCGCAGACTGACGATCGTCACGCCGTAATTTCCAACGGGAAACTGGCAGGGACATTCGACCTAGTGGTGGGAGCCGATGGCGCTTGGTCCAATGTGCGACCGACGCTGTCTGATGCAGTGCCTGTTTACGAAAATGTCACCGTCGTCGAGTTAGGCATCGATCGTATTGACGAGAGATTTCCAGAGCTCGCGTCGATCGTCGGAAATGGAAAATTCTTTGCCAAAGGCTCTGGCCGAGCAATGGGGGCGCAGCGCAGTTCGAACTCTCACATTCGTGTGTACGCGTTTCTCCGGGCTGAACAGCCGCTGTCCGTTGATACTGCAGACTCGCGTCCATTCATAGAGAGATTGCTGAAGGAATTTTCTGATTTCTCGCCTGAGTTACTGAGATTCTTCGAGGTTGCGAACCTTCTGGCCGCCAGACCCCTGCATGCACTTCCTGTGGGACACCGCTGGGCGAACCATCCCGGTCTTACGCTCATCGGCGACGCTGCCCATCTGATGTCTCCATTCGGTGGAGAAGGAGCCAACGGGGCCATGGCGGATGCCGCAGATCTGGGGGTGGCAATTACCTCGGGGCGCGATTGGAGACAGGCCATCGAGGCTTTTGAAACGATCATGTTCGATCGCGCAGAAAAGGCCGCTCGGATTGCGGCACAAGGACTCCAAGGCATCGTCGCGGAGAAGCAGAACGGGCGATCCGAATCGTACCAATCGCTGCGAAAGAAGGCCATGAATGGATCCCTTATCGGCACGCAAAGGATCACTCTTCCCGATTTCTTTGCCCGGCGTGTCGCTGAATGTACCCGAGACACAGCCTTGCAGCAGCAGCTGGCGGCTGTCGTTCGCTTTGATATTTCTGGCGAGGCTGGTGGCAGCTGGATCGTCGATTTCAGAAAAGGCTCCGCAGGCGTGAGGCGAGGCGATGATGTCGTCGATCATGTTGTCTCGATGGGAGACGAAGATTTCCTGGCATTGATCGACGGCCGGTTCAGTCCCCAGAGTGCATTTCTCAGCGGCAAGCTGAAATTCCAGGGGCCACTGTCATTCGCAACGAAACTCAGTGGCTTCCTAGAGCGCTTGAAAGTCTGA
- a CDS encoding MarR family winged helix-turn-helix transcriptional regulator: MELSEPWELQVKSARLINSAARGLARLADTRMRELGLRIGQLPVFVALKGGARLSQRDLARIAGVEQPSMAALLARMERDGLVRREPDPTDGRSSLVSLTAVAMENMRPARAILAQGNQEALQGFSAEEIDRFVEMLERVVANLDAAAPEKKN; this comes from the coding sequence ATGGAACTTTCAGAGCCATGGGAGTTGCAGGTCAAGTCGGCAAGACTCATCAACAGCGCTGCGCGCGGGCTTGCTCGGCTCGCCGATACCCGTATGCGGGAACTGGGCTTGAGAATCGGTCAGCTCCCGGTATTCGTGGCGCTCAAAGGAGGAGCACGGCTCTCACAGAGAGACCTCGCCCGCATAGCGGGAGTGGAACAGCCGAGCATGGCGGCTTTGCTCGCTCGGATGGAGCGTGATGGCCTGGTACGTCGGGAGCCGGACCCCACAGATGGGCGAAGCAGCCTCGTCTCGCTGACCGCAGTAGCAATGGAGAACATGCGCCCGGCACGAGCAATTCTTGCGCAAGGCAATCAGGAGGCACTGCAAGGTTTCAGCGCCGAAGAAATCGATCGGTTTGTCGAAATGCTGGAGCGTGTAGTTGCCAACTTGGATGCGGCAGCCCCAGAGAAAAAGAACTGA
- a CDS encoding chlorite dismutase family protein: MHNSFFQFEKKFMAVLATPSPRLFHFSAGAIGAWEIKSILNIKGDGLPLAPRLDVTSILPENPAAWTLSGATSNERYVTRTEKTALVQKQEGLSRPDAFRAVLIPIKKSGDWWALTQDERRDVLEAQSRHIEIGLRYLPPIARRLHHCRDLSFVQPFDFLTWFEFSPSDESLFVELLEALRATPEWRFVEREVEVRLERD; this comes from the coding sequence GTGCACAATTCTTTCTTTCAATTCGAGAAAAAATTCATGGCCGTGCTCGCAACACCCTCGCCAAGACTGTTTCATTTCTCTGCAGGTGCAATTGGAGCTTGGGAGATCAAGAGCATTTTGAATATAAAGGGAGATGGCTTACCGTTGGCTCCTCGCCTGGACGTGACTTCGATACTTCCGGAAAACCCCGCGGCGTGGACGTTAAGCGGAGCCACAAGCAACGAGCGGTACGTAACACGCACAGAGAAAACTGCACTTGTGCAAAAGCAAGAGGGACTCAGCCGACCCGATGCCTTCCGTGCAGTCCTCATCCCCATAAAGAAGAGCGGCGACTGGTGGGCACTGACCCAAGACGAGCGACGCGATGTGCTTGAAGCGCAGTCGCGCCACATCGAAATCGGGCTGAGGTACTTACCGCCTATTGCACGGCGGCTCCATCATTGCCGCGACTTGAGCTTTGTTCAGCCTTTTGATTTCCTCACTTGGTTTGAATTTTCTCCGTCAGACGAGTCTCTATTCGTCGAGTTGCTGGAGGCCCTTCGTGCTACGCCAGAGTGGCGATTTGTCGAACGTGAAGTAGAGGTTCGACTAGAGCGAGACTGA
- a CDS encoding sulfite exporter TauE/SafE family protein, with protein sequence MISTPDLNAVFGFSVVVACAGFAAGFVGGLFGGGGGMIVIPTLYQAFERLGVPADVRLHLVVGTSLAAVVPLSVLGARSHWRQGNVDIAMLKPLLPAALLGSIAAGVVGRRLDAHALAWLFVAVAALTSWRMVGQSKPQAIASEQTRPQRLGKPAMGVLGLAIGCVSTLVGIGGATLTVPVLHLSGAKMRHAIGTSATLGMAIALPGAASLALAGSTAENLPIGSFGYVNLVAAAILFAVGAVGVSAGSRLTKRLDEKLLRRLFAVLLMASAVRLAVSTA encoded by the coding sequence ATGATCTCCACACCAGACCTCAACGCGGTGTTTGGCTTCTCTGTCGTGGTGGCTTGCGCCGGCTTCGCCGCGGGATTCGTGGGCGGGCTTTTTGGCGGCGGAGGCGGCATGATCGTCATTCCGACGCTGTATCAGGCATTCGAGAGACTCGGCGTTCCCGCAGATGTGCGGCTCCATCTTGTCGTCGGCACTTCGCTCGCGGCGGTTGTGCCGCTATCAGTGCTCGGCGCGCGCTCTCACTGGCGTCAAGGCAACGTCGACATTGCGATGCTGAAGCCGCTCCTGCCTGCTGCGCTGCTTGGCTCCATCGCTGCTGGAGTTGTTGGGCGACGGCTCGATGCTCATGCCCTTGCCTGGCTATTTGTCGCGGTCGCGGCATTGACCTCCTGGCGAATGGTCGGCCAGTCGAAACCACAAGCAATTGCAAGTGAGCAGACTCGGCCGCAACGCCTTGGGAAGCCGGCCATGGGAGTCCTGGGGCTTGCGATCGGATGCGTCTCGACACTCGTTGGCATCGGGGGCGCGACGTTGACCGTTCCGGTGCTTCATCTTTCGGGCGCGAAGATGCGCCACGCAATCGGAACGAGTGCAACGCTTGGGATGGCAATTGCCCTGCCAGGTGCGGCGTCGCTCGCCTTGGCGGGCTCAACTGCCGAGAACCTGCCCATCGGCAGTTTTGGCTATGTCAACCTGGTTGCCGCAGCCATACTTTTTGCTGTCGGCGCGGTGGGTGTCTCGGCTGGCTCCCGACTGACGAAACGGCTCGACGAGAAGCTGCTGCGCCGTCTCTTTGCGGTGCTTCTCATGGCGAGCGCGGTCCGCCTGGCCGTTTCGACTGCGTGA
- a CDS encoding GlcG/HbpS family heme-binding protein — protein sequence MTLELASQLASQAIATCTAAGFNVSVVVDDRAGQERVASRSDMAGPHTLVAAREKAYTSASSRVSTQALGERSRAPGGPAYLTYIPGFLLLGGGVPVNAGGEVIGAIGVAGAPSGLQDERCALTAIELLKDKISPGNSH from the coding sequence ATGACTCTCGAGTTGGCGTCGCAACTGGCAAGCCAGGCGATCGCTACTTGCACTGCCGCCGGGTTCAACGTTTCGGTGGTGGTCGATGACCGCGCGGGCCAGGAGCGCGTTGCGAGCCGCTCGGATATGGCCGGGCCACATACGTTGGTTGCGGCGCGGGAGAAGGCTTACACATCCGCATCGTCCAGGGTATCGACGCAAGCGCTAGGCGAACGATCCCGGGCGCCAGGTGGTCCTGCCTATCTGACCTACATCCCCGGCTTCTTGCTGCTGGGTGGAGGCGTTCCGGTCAACGCAGGCGGCGAGGTCATTGGTGCGATTGGCGTTGCAGGTGCGCCAAGCGGTCTTCAGGACGAGCGGTGCGCGCTGACGGCGATCGAGCTGCTGAAGGACAAGATTTCGCCGGGAAATTCTCATTGA
- a CDS encoding NACHT domain-containing protein, with protein MLLVGTDLAQAQQTIARKQLQFLPLEKVAGLEASQEVSKQDAVRLADSWIAALSLEDPKLAVGLVELLGSAPTEVVEEIFIRLSKDNALARVLDSSGNGAIKDRLRNSNVLNLRKIRDFVPLDFDKQLREAVESKSGSSEKVVALAAYSPGFRRLPRGVVTVAMGALDAGNLNEDARRELVDLLASHPQDLREVTGQLTAWRNSLATDELAVQRRNLALTVLLLLGEGVTEVVIRQAFASKDVAATRAALAALEQDSAPWSKGLSELGLDQLKGADHLDDWNSAYRILARRSPGVLENQYELIGASEVAQTWSPEMAAEWVSRAPQSASKYVANFPLDLYASLKSDTEACGKLKFELAVLGAQASIGTSTLAKFWQRTVKMPHGCSGDIGESIDAYLGKAGKVENTTTVLGGMANEGLGNLVGWNHGSNSLSSALGPSAATRVTTKDAASAKEFILAQIPPQPGALSQLKYWEKPAPRDPSQLGWHLRILQADRSAPEAAFVTAASIANSQQTPPVPRAQALLAIAAGGRLAQYQNAFSDALMSDDKTVSETAAKLWSHEILRGTLNASALKEPSDKALTTFIERTDISPNTGLLFLSSLVKANPKHASLYAGLVNWTETPSTGCFALATVKGPPLSVAENIFGAAASRPDSSDELRACVAVLFDPGTPAAFLARNWAGLRPSESANALPALKKLWEAPEFSSASSTTKNQIATLVSSAAAAEPYTPAGQAMLDWWSEELKKAGVSQAGQVQTEYQKRKFALVLLAIPGAIMLHFAVWGVLLFLYPRSKRLQAIVFWNPLVRKVLGLGYMDLVLLYVPFARKRLFSPFKALFLKGLVSDGAEALDTKAYFAESLVRHKAAGVGIAVGVDADAIPIVNALKTHNGRVLLQGKSGLGKSSFLRNWLSRRADDGEGTIVYLRADECKKGVEAEIQSRMSDLGSDQKLLRSVIYSGRMSVYIDGYNEVDLATQEAITSFLASYPDANILVTSQIPLRGLSSIETYELLPLDRGQITQFLLSRNDVLSFDAPVRGEKFHSVALAFLEDTWAKPSSEDETKALAEILANPMDLTSVALLLSGGGVPELFSLEQQQFNAVRQRMATQSVFRTTGFSKALLEQRLKDQEDLSLLPFKPEVAGLIYAKLANVRTFTDPSGKVSAQEVRFRHDRIRDFFTHFALLELSPAEQATYATDTRLAGVFPYLARSMPKQAAEDLRERLLSVAADIEDHRVSDSFVREYSWRQRLSAADPTWMLSFDLMAAKDADSKLNELQSRRAQLASSAVLLQQNIARSRHFTRLLTESDHTALVRLAAETLVALGASDSLRPMELGPILSSPHTSEFVVVALVQAEAVCNFHIDLLLARLDGVQCNVLVVANWEVKQPPDSRPPSDLQVRLHAYSSRIAVVTSCFLYEEYRRHVDEHLDVQLWHTLATRWGMVQEHETDAAEKAS; from the coding sequence TTGTTGCTCGTCGGCACCGACCTGGCGCAAGCACAGCAAACAATCGCGCGAAAGCAGCTTCAGTTCCTCCCGCTGGAGAAGGTCGCCGGATTGGAGGCATCGCAGGAGGTATCCAAGCAAGACGCAGTTCGGCTTGCAGACAGTTGGATAGCGGCGCTCTCGCTAGAAGATCCAAAGCTCGCAGTTGGTCTGGTCGAGCTGCTAGGAAGTGCGCCCACTGAGGTTGTCGAAGAGATTTTCATCCGACTCTCGAAGGACAACGCCCTGGCACGTGTGCTCGATTCGTCCGGGAACGGTGCCATAAAGGACCGTTTGCGCAATTCAAATGTTCTGAATCTTAGAAAGATTCGTGACTTCGTTCCTCTTGACTTTGACAAGCAACTTCGGGAGGCTGTCGAATCCAAGAGCGGTTCATCCGAGAAGGTCGTCGCCCTCGCAGCCTACTCTCCCGGATTCCGCAGGCTGCCACGGGGCGTCGTCACCGTGGCGATGGGCGCTCTAGACGCCGGCAATTTGAATGAAGATGCGAGGCGCGAACTGGTTGATCTGCTGGCATCTCATCCGCAGGATCTGCGCGAAGTCACTGGGCAGCTAACGGCGTGGCGCAACTCTTTGGCCACAGATGAGCTTGCCGTGCAAAGGAGAAATCTGGCACTCACTGTCTTGTTGCTTCTTGGTGAGGGCGTGACAGAGGTGGTCATCAGGCAAGCATTCGCCTCAAAAGACGTGGCCGCCACTCGGGCTGCACTCGCCGCCCTCGAGCAAGACAGCGCCCCCTGGTCCAAGGGACTCTCCGAACTTGGACTCGATCAGTTGAAAGGCGCGGACCATCTTGATGACTGGAACAGCGCCTATCGGATCCTTGCGCGGCGTAGTCCTGGTGTACTCGAGAACCAATACGAGTTGATAGGGGCGAGTGAGGTTGCTCAAACCTGGTCACCAGAAATGGCCGCGGAGTGGGTGAGTCGTGCTCCGCAGTCGGCGAGCAAGTACGTTGCTAACTTCCCGTTGGACCTGTACGCCTCGCTCAAGAGCGATACTGAGGCATGCGGAAAGCTCAAGTTCGAGCTGGCAGTCTTAGGCGCACAGGCAAGCATAGGCACTTCAACGCTCGCAAAGTTTTGGCAGCGGACCGTCAAGATGCCTCACGGATGCTCGGGCGACATCGGTGAATCCATAGATGCCTACCTTGGTAAAGCGGGAAAAGTCGAGAACACGACCACCGTTCTTGGCGGAATGGCAAATGAGGGTCTGGGAAACCTCGTCGGATGGAATCACGGTTCAAACTCATTGAGCAGCGCGCTTGGGCCATCTGCGGCGACGCGCGTTACCACGAAAGATGCGGCGTCAGCGAAAGAGTTCATCTTGGCTCAGATTCCGCCCCAGCCCGGTGCACTGTCGCAACTCAAATACTGGGAAAAGCCCGCGCCAAGAGACCCCTCACAACTCGGGTGGCACCTGCGCATCCTGCAAGCCGACCGCAGCGCTCCAGAAGCTGCCTTCGTGACGGCTGCATCCATCGCAAATTCTCAGCAAACGCCTCCAGTTCCACGTGCGCAAGCCTTGCTGGCGATAGCGGCCGGGGGTCGGCTCGCGCAGTATCAGAACGCGTTCAGCGACGCCTTAATGAGTGACGACAAAACCGTATCGGAAACTGCGGCAAAGCTATGGTCCCATGAAATTCTGCGCGGGACATTGAATGCGAGCGCACTCAAGGAGCCATCCGACAAAGCCCTAACCACCTTCATCGAGCGGACGGACATCAGCCCCAACACCGGGCTTCTCTTTTTGTCGAGCCTGGTGAAAGCAAATCCCAAGCATGCGTCGCTCTACGCAGGATTAGTGAATTGGACGGAGACCCCGAGTACCGGTTGCTTCGCCCTGGCAACGGTAAAGGGGCCGCCGCTTTCCGTTGCGGAGAACATCTTCGGTGCCGCGGCTTCAAGGCCGGATTCGTCTGATGAACTGAGAGCATGTGTCGCGGTGCTGTTCGATCCAGGCACGCCGGCCGCATTCCTTGCTCGGAACTGGGCGGGGCTGCGACCGTCTGAGAGCGCGAACGCACTCCCGGCTCTCAAGAAACTTTGGGAGGCACCCGAGTTCAGTTCTGCGAGCTCGACCACAAAGAATCAGATCGCGACTCTGGTGTCGAGTGCAGCTGCCGCTGAGCCATATACGCCAGCAGGACAAGCGATGCTTGATTGGTGGAGCGAAGAGCTCAAGAAGGCCGGTGTGTCTCAAGCGGGCCAGGTGCAGACCGAGTACCAGAAGCGCAAATTCGCACTTGTCCTCCTGGCAATACCAGGCGCAATCATGCTGCACTTCGCAGTCTGGGGAGTTCTCCTCTTCCTGTACCCACGGTCAAAGCGGCTGCAAGCAATCGTTTTCTGGAACCCTCTCGTACGCAAGGTGCTCGGACTCGGCTACATGGACCTTGTTCTTCTCTATGTGCCCTTTGCTAGAAAGCGACTCTTCAGCCCATTTAAGGCACTCTTTCTCAAGGGCCTCGTCAGCGATGGCGCCGAAGCCCTCGACACGAAAGCATACTTCGCCGAAAGCTTGGTCAGGCACAAGGCAGCCGGCGTTGGCATCGCCGTCGGAGTGGATGCCGATGCCATACCCATCGTGAATGCGTTGAAGACACACAACGGCAGGGTACTGCTACAAGGCAAGTCGGGACTTGGCAAATCCAGCTTTTTGCGGAACTGGCTCTCGCGTCGTGCCGATGATGGCGAAGGAACTATCGTCTATCTGCGGGCAGACGAATGCAAAAAGGGCGTAGAGGCCGAGATTCAGTCACGGATGTCCGACCTTGGCAGCGACCAGAAGCTGCTGCGTTCGGTCATCTACTCCGGTCGGATGTCCGTCTATATTGATGGATACAACGAGGTGGACCTCGCGACCCAGGAAGCAATCACGTCATTCCTTGCGTCGTACCCGGACGCGAACATTCTGGTGACAAGCCAAATCCCGTTGCGCGGTCTCAGCAGCATCGAGACCTACGAGTTGCTGCCTCTGGATCGAGGCCAAATTACCCAGTTCCTGCTCTCTCGCAACGACGTACTGAGTTTCGACGCGCCAGTAAGAGGAGAGAAATTTCACAGTGTCGCGCTTGCCTTCCTTGAGGATACCTGGGCCAAACCCAGCTCGGAAGACGAAACCAAGGCACTTGCCGAAATCCTGGCGAATCCCATGGACCTTACTTCGGTTGCATTGCTGCTATCCGGAGGAGGCGTGCCAGAACTGTTCTCCCTGGAACAGCAGCAATTCAATGCCGTGAGGCAACGCATGGCGACACAGTCCGTATTTCGAACCACGGGCTTTTCCAAGGCATTGCTCGAGCAACGCCTAAAGGATCAGGAAGACCTTTCCCTGCTTCCGTTCAAGCCTGAGGTGGCCGGACTCATCTATGCCAAGCTTGCAAACGTCCGGACATTTACCGACCCTTCAGGAAAGGTGAGCGCTCAAGAGGTCCGCTTTCGTCATGACCGGATACGCGATTTCTTCACCCACTTCGCGTTGCTCGAACTCTCGCCCGCCGAGCAGGCGACATATGCGACGGACACTCGTCTCGCAGGTGTATTCCCATACTTGGCGCGGTCCATGCCCAAACAGGCTGCAGAAGATCTGAGGGAGAGGCTTCTGTCTGTTGCCGCCGACATTGAGGACCATCGTGTGAGCGACAGCTTTGTGAGGGAGTACAGCTGGCGGCAGCGACTCTCGGCGGCAGACCCGACGTGGATGCTTTCGTTCGATCTGATGGCAGCGAAGGATGCCGATTCCAAGCTGAACGAGCTACAAAGCCGCAGAGCGCAATTGGCATCCAGCGCCGTTCTTCTTCAACAAAACATTGCAAGGTCGAGGCACTTCACCCGCTTGCTTACTGAGTCGGACCATACCGCTTTGGTTCGTCTGGCAGCAGAGACACTGGTCGCGTTAGGTGCAAGCGATTCGTTAAGGCCGATGGAGCTCGGCCCGATTCTGAGTTCTCCCCATACATCTGAGTTCGTGGTCGTTGCGCTCGTACAGGCAGAAGCAGTCTGCAACTTCCATATCGACCTGCTCTTGGCACGGCTCGACGGGGTGCAATGCAATGTGCTCGTCGTGGCGAACTGGGAGGTGAAGCAACCTCCCGACTCACGACCTCCTTCAGATCTGCAGGTCAGGCTGCATGCATACAGCTCTCGAATTGCCGTCGTGACGAGCTGCTTCTTGTACGAGGAGTATCGTCGCCATGTCGACGAGCACCTCGATGTGCAACTTTGGCACACGCTAGCGACCCGATGGGGAATGGTTCAAGAGCACGAGACCGACGCGGCCGAGAAGGCATCATGA